One genomic window of Papilio machaon chromosome 17, ilPapMach1.1, whole genome shotgun sequence includes the following:
- the LOC106721532 gene encoding dimethyladenosine transferase 2, mitochondrial, with amino-acid sequence MASFKRYSSKNNVLIRCLRLWYSTSKEKVEKQPKLAADVLKYLENDSDYSKIIEKLPRFLLRKYKTPESMYLINTKTAKEIAATVGSYINEESPVVEVNPGLGFLSKELLKCTKNHLYLYETSSHFTQHLEALQHEKSKRLTYKVADFFGMWKLAFQDKMDGGNRIPELLGDLASHDKSRIIKIVGAMPGLNFVKHLIYNIVFHNDTDQLGRTDLFITMPAHHYRYLTDNDVQERKFKTIPALFQTFFDCKVLIKVPKVHYLPWTYPPSGKKAALMDEYCLYLVNITQKEKLPCPSDYLPLLWYFFKPHICTKTTKVIPMLEQWIPGCGVWLITGQDPPDTNKVLGPNNEDAPLPHMTIFTEFGDLNLKQKITVFKRYISWPEFEQCPFRVTMESNLPKSISQIEDDDKRRLSTHLDDIDVSDGETDDHEK; translated from the exons ATGGCttcttttaaaagatattcaagtaaaaacaatgttttaattcgtTGTTTAAGGTTATGGTACTCAACGAGTAAAGAAAAAGTAGAAAAGCAACCTAAACTAGCAGCAGATGTCTTAAAATACTTAGAAAATGACTCAGATTATagcaaaataattgaaaagttACCTAGATTTCTGTTAAGGAAATACAAAACGCCCGAgagtatgtatttaataaatacaaaaactgCAAAAGAAATAGCCGCAACTGTTGGAAGTTATATAAACGAAGAATCTCCTGTAGTTGAAGTGAACCCCGGCCTAGGTTTCCTAAGTAAAGAATTGttaaaatgcactaaaaatcACCTCTATTTATATGAAACCTCAAGTCACTTTACCCAACACTTAGAA GCATTGCAAcatgaaaaaagtaaaaggcTCACATACAAGGTGGCAGATTTCTTTGGAATGTGGAAGTTAGCATTCCAGGATAAGATGGATGGAGGAAATCGAATCCCAGAATTATTGGGTGATCTTGCATCCCATGataaaagt AGGATTATAAAGATTGTTGGTGCAATGCCTGgtttaaactttgtaaaacatcttatttataatatagtttttcaCAATGATACAGACCAGCTTGGAAGGACTGACCTTTTCATTACTATGCCAGCTCATCACTACAGG tatCTTACAGATAATGATGTACAAGAAAggaaattcaaaacaataccAGCACTATTTCAGACATTTTTCGACTGCaaggttttaattaaagtcCCTAAAGTACACTATTTACCTTGGACTTATCCACCCAGTGGCAAAAAAGCTGCATtg ATGGACGAGTATTGTTTATACTTAGTGAACATCACTCAGAAAGAGAAGTTGCCTTGTCCTTCAGATTATTTACCACTTTTATGGTATTTTTTCAAGCCACATATATGTACAAAGACAACCAAAGTTATACCAATGTTAGA ACAATGGATTCCTGGTTGTGGAGTTTGGTTGATCACGGGACAAGATCCACCGGATACCAATAAAGTTTTAGGTCCAAATAATGAGGATGCTCCACTACCACATATGACAATATTTACTGAATTTGGTGATctcaatttaaaacagaaaattaCTGTTTTCAAGAG atatatatcATGGCCGGAATTTGAACAATGTCCATTCAGAGTGACAATGGAAAGTAACCTACCAAAGTCCATTTCGCAAATCGAAGATGACGATAAAAGAAGATTGAGCACACATTTGGATGATATAGATGTTTCGGATGGTGAAACTGATGatcatgaaaaataa
- the LOC106721533 gene encoding uncharacterized protein LOC106721533, translating to MFLLFLLYFFVAVTASVIFEDCGSAYELHDVNINGCGRRLPCYITLGDHVPVTMHFVSEFESRKLDQDVLLNINFITLRTNATPEPCATVHCPVRSDAVTSYTSVMTVPTNVAANRRGYLQWRVYNDEDRLVLCYSVLVQTQTQLQKHFRSINIEPRYNILSTDINDFFDYNWNATRT from the exons atgtttttattatttttgctatATTTCTTTGTTGCCGTCACAGCGTCCGTGATATTCGAGGACTGCG GGTCAGCGTACGAGTTACACGATGTGAATATAAATGGATGCGGTAGACGACTGCCCTGCTACATCACTCTCGGCGATCATGTTCCCGTTACGATGCATTTTGTTTctg AGTTCGAGTCGCGTAAGCTGGATCaagatgtattattaaatatcaacTTTATAACTCTAAGAACGAATGCTACACCAG AGCCGTGTGCCACTGTACATTGCCCAGTAAGGTCAGATGCTGTGACGTCGTACACCAGTGTGATGACAGTACCGACTAATGTAGCTGcg AATCGACGCGGCTACTTGCAGTGGCGAGTGTACAATGATGAAGATAGATTAGTTTTGTGCTATTCAGTATTAGTACAAACACAAACCCAATTACAAAAGCACTTTCGCAGTATCAATATTGAACCgagatataatatattatctacggatattaatgatttttttgattataattGGAATGCAACACGTACATAA